ACGAGCGCGGTCGCGATCTGGCGCACCCGGTCGAGGGTGTCGATGTCGTCCGGCCCCTTGTCGTGACGCCAGCGGGCGATGCGGGGGAATCGCAGCGCGTACCCGGAGCGGTGGCGGGTCGACTGCTGCACCGAGTCGAACGCCACCTCGATGACGATCTCCGGCCGCACCGTGCGGTGGTGACCGTGGTCGGTGACGGTGGAGTCGAGCAGCAGCCGGGTCATCTCCGCGATCTCGACGTCGGTGAGACCCGTGTACGCCTTGCCCACGGTGGCGAGCTCGTCGGACCCCTCGGCGACGCGCACCGCGAAGGTGACATCGCTGAGCACGCCCCGCCGCTTGCCGTTGCCCCACTCGGCGCCGACCACCACACAGTCGAGGGTGTCGAGCGGCCGCTTCAGCTTCAGCCAGGCGAGCCCGCGCCGCCCCGGCGTGTAGGCCGACTCGGGGTTCTTGGCCATCAGCCCCTCGTTGAGCCGCGCCCGCGCGTCGGCGAAGAGGGCGTCGACCTCGGCGGCGCCGGTGGCGCGCTCGAGGTGGGCGACGGCGAACCGGCCGCCGAGGCGCAGCTCCTCGAGCCGCTCGCGGCGCTCCCGCAGCGGGGTGTCGAGCAGCCATTCGCCGCCCTGGTGGAGCAGGTCCCAGGCGGTGTACACGACCGGCACCGCGTCGAGCACCGCCCGGCTCGGCGACTTGCGCCCCAGCCGGGTCTGGAGCTCGGAGAAGGGCAGCACACGGCCGTTGCGGAAGCCGAGCAGCTCGCCGTCGAGGACCATCTCGCCGGGCAGACCCGCGGCCGCCTCGACGATCTCGGGGAACTGCCCGGTGATGTCGCGGAGGTCGCGGCTGTAGAGGACGGTGCGCTCCGGCCCCCGGTGGAGCTGGCAGCGGATGCCGTCGTACTTGTCCTCGACCCACACCTCCTCGCCCATCCGGGCCACCACCTCGTCGGCGTCGGCGACCGGCGAGGCGAGCATGTAGCGCAGCGGCGCCCCCAGCCGCGGCGCGGCTTCGGCGAGGCGGTCCTCGGCGGCGAGCACCGCCAC
This DNA window, taken from Candidatus Dormiibacterota bacterium, encodes the following:
- a CDS encoding ATP-dependent DNA ligase; translation: MRRFAECADAIAATSSKLEKVRILGEYLASLDVDRLAVATRFFAGRIFPAWDGRVLMVGFAAMRSVLLALTGAGDAELAGSYRRHADSGDVVRDLLEGAGHSGPGLDLLEVAAGFDRIASTTGTGARTVLLTALLRACTPDQARYVTKLISGDMRIGLREGLVEEAVARAFGRPPAAVTRADMLMGDLGAVAVLAAEDRLAEAAPRLGAPLRYMLASPVADADEVVARMGEEVWVEDKYDGIRCQLHRGPERTVLYSRDLRDITGQFPEIVEAAAGLPGEMVLDGELLGFRNGRVLPFSELQTRLGRKSPSRAVLDAVPVVYTAWDLLHQGGEWLLDTPLRERRERLEELRLGGRFAVAHLERATGAAEVDALFADARARLNEGLMAKNPESAYTPGRRGLAWLKLKRPLDTLDCVVVGAEWGNGKRRGVLSDVTFAVRVAEGSDELATVGKAYTGLTDVEIAEMTRLLLDSTVTDHGHHRTVRPEIVIEVAFDSVQQSTRHRSGYALRFPRIARWRHDKGPDDIDTLDRVRQIATALVEQREQRVDQA